The Marasmius oreades isolate 03SP1 chromosome 9, whole genome shotgun sequence sequence AAGTCCGCTGACGAGAGGAAAGGATGTAGTAAGCGGCGTGAGACTTTGTATACCAATGAAAGGCTAACTTTCGTTCTTGGGCCATTCAGAGGGGCCAAGAGACTCATTTGCGTAAACGGGCCAAGTGAAGAGACGAGCGATTGGCGTTTGGGTTGCAAGGTTTACCTGAGCCGAAAGAAATAAACAGGTTAGAAAGGCATTGATCGACTGGACGATTCTGCTAGAAGCGGGACATCAACGTACGACGGAGACATTCTGTTCATAGTTGTCAGCGTGACTGGGTGAAGTTGGCATCGGTAGGAAGCATAACTTACAGCCCAACCGGTATGGTGAGCTTCCAAGTCGATATGGAAGGGTACCACAGTACCGGGAGTATAAACCCTGGTATTGCTGACGTTGTCTTCGTACTGTAAACGATATGATTCAGGCGTGGATGTATAAATAAAAGATGGCAAACTTGCTACCTGGGCGCCTCGACAGAAGTAAAGGTGGCAAGCTTCCGCGTCGTAAGTCGCATCTATCTTGGCTTTGGCGTTCTCAAGCTATCGTTCCCAGGGTCGTTCAACATTTTAAACGCCTGGAATCGCAGTGGACGACTTACGGGACCGGTCAGGTCTGCCGAAGGCTTCAGCCCTCATTCTGGGAAGATCATAGAAACTGGACCGGACACACCAGATGTCAAAACTTGATAGACGGCAGCCCCACAAGCGGTTTGAGCAGCAGTTCCAAGCTGGATACGAAGACAATAAGTCCATGTCAACAGGTCATGCCACATGTTAACCAACCTTCCGAGGAGTTGGAGTCGTCACACGAGCATGGGCGAGCGTGTGTACAACCAAGGTCGCAATGGTTCCAGTTAGCAGCAAGAGCTTGTGCATGGTGCAGCCTGTTGAGGCAATTCGCAACGAGATGGCTTTGCAATTATACTGACTGCTCGTGGGTAGGCGGACCGACGGTAACTCTACTCCCCGGAATCGCGAAGAAGTCGGTTTTACTTCGCCCAGGAGCGAAGGTCGTCTGCTACTTACTATCAATACACATACTGCTAAGAGTAGTAAACGATTTGATGGTGACACACCATAATTGGCTGACTCTCTGATCCCCCAATAGAATTTCGGAGAAGCGGATAAATATTGTGAGGACAGACCTCAGACCGTGTATATCGTCTATTAATCCATCTGGCCTCCTGACTGGGAATCAGATCAAATGAGCAGCGTTATGAACGCGACGAAAACGCTGATACAAAAAGAAGCAGCCTTGTTCGCCTGAGTACAAGTTTCGCTGTTGCATTACGGTTCAAGGCGGGACCAAAAAAACATCGTTTCAGGCCTGAACGAGTAAAAGAAAGTTGAGTATATTTCGCGATCCAGA is a genomic window containing:
- a CDS encoding uncharacterized protein (CAZy:AA16); translation: MHKLLLLTGTIATLVVHTLAHARVTTPTPRKLGTAAQTACGAAVYQVLTSDLTGPLENAKAKIDATYDAEACHLYFCRGAQYEDNVSNTRVYTPGTVVPFHIDLEAHHTGWANVSVVNLATQTPIARLFTWPVYANESLGPSEWPKNETDFQVTIPNLGEQCSQPNACAIQWWWYSGYSNHQTYENCVDFTQ